In Arvicanthis niloticus isolate mArvNil1 chromosome 11, mArvNil1.pat.X, whole genome shotgun sequence, the genomic window TAGGAGCAccagctgcccttccagagggtctgggcttcagttcccagcacacacacatggcaactcacaaacATCTGGACATCCAGTCACAAgggctctgatgcccttttctggcctctaagggcaccaggcatgaacaTATTACATTTAGACATGtatgcaagcaaaacagccatacacataaaaccttaaaaaatgaattcaatgACAAAAACCAATTAAATGATGGGCCAAACATTTGAATATAAACAATCTGTAAGCACATGAAAATACTTTGTTTTCCTAGAATCCagcagtggggaggaagggacaggCAGATCACTAGAATCCATTGGCCAGGctactccaggctcagtgagtgacctgtctcaaaacatataGTGGAAAAGTGATTCAGAAAGACATCTGGCAGCGGTCTCTAGCTTTCACATGAACACACCCACATGTGCATtaactcacacacatgaacacagacactgCACAGTGTTAAGAAAATAGCTGTTTCTGCAGAGAGGGtgcagtgattaagagcattagccgttcctccagaggactcagtttccagagtcCACAAGgtggcccacaactgtctgtgactccagttccaagggatctgatcctgtactggctggttttgtgtgtcaacttgacacaagctggagtcatcagagagaaaggagcctcagttgaggaaatgcttctATTAGATCTACCTGTAGGGCATTTCCTCAATTAGAGATTGATGGgggaggcccagcccatggtaggtggtgccacccctgggctggtggtcctgggttctataagaaagccagctgagcaagccatatgaagtaagcagtacccctccatggcctctgtgtcagctcctccTTCCAGccctgctttagttcctgtctGACTTCttccagtgatggactatgatctggaagtataagcccaataaaccctttcctccccaacttggtttTTGGTCGTGGtagtcacagcaatagaaaccccgaGACACACCCTCATACATTCATACAGGtgaaacaccaatacacataaaataagcaaataaaccatttaataaaataaaattttaaaaaagaaaacagctaaGGGGCTGTCAagtgttaagagcactcactgcttgtgaggcctggaattcagatcccagcaccatTATCAGGCAACTCACAAATGTCTAaaactctagctctaggggatccaacccTCTTCAGGTCTTCAAGGGCACATGCAAGCACGTGACATAcatctaaataaacaaaatcatttaaaatagctATTAAAATATACAGTAATATTCCAAAGACGAAAGGGTACGGAGCACAGTTACTTCCCTCAGACAGCAAGCCTATGAGGAAGGTGCAAGGCTCAGCCCTGCCTCCTGGAGACTGATGAGAGCTGTAAATGTTAAGAGCAGACAAGCAGAGCTGGGTTTGTGGGTATACATCAAACCATTCTACCTGAAAATTTTTATCAAAACATCATTTGCAGGTCCCTGAGAAACACCCAGAGCACTGAGggcaaggagaaggcagaatctATGATGTCATTATCTGACCTCTGTGACATAGGCTTTTGATGCCAGAGAGAGAGCTGCTTTCAGGGAATGAGCCCCTCAGCTCTCACTGGGGGCAGCAAAGCCTCAGTCTCTTGGAGCCTTTCACCAGCTGGCCCTACTGTTGCTGCCACTGGCTCTGATAATCCTTCTcaaccaaggccagcctgagggaGAAGATTGAGGGTTGAGGTGCTGAGGGTGACAAGAGGCCAGGGGAACCAGCATGCCAGGAAACCAGGTTGCTTACAAAATCTGTGTGTCAGGATTAGGGCAAAATCCTGTGCCACGGAAGAGCTCTGTGTACCAGAAGAAGGACTGAGGGCACCACTCAGACTGGAATACTGGGTCAGAGTCAGTTTAGGGGTCAGAGTGTGGGGGCAGGACGCGGGTAGATAGACTGTTTCGTgactctgctttctcttccaggtCCCCTATTTGGTGACGTGTCTTTTGAAACGGTGGAAGGCACGCGCCTTGGTAAAGCACTGCACAGTCCTCTCCAGTCCTGTCCCCATCTGGGCCCTCGCTGCTCTTTGCTGCCCGTTTCCCCTcagcccctccctctttccagCCGCAATCTCCACTTTTCTAGCCTTCTCTACAGCACCTTGCCAGATTTTCTGACCTCAAAGGTGACAAACTGCTagtctttgttgttttgagacagactcatggagcccaggctagcctcgagcTCCTTATATCCCCACAGCGATCACAGGCTTGTGCCAGCATGCCACCCTTAAGTGGTGTTGGGGATCATGCcaaggacttcatgcatgctaggcaaacaatGTACCAGCTGAACTACATCCAAAGACCTCACTTTGAGGGTCTTGAGTTCACACTGGAATTGAGCACCTGACGCAGAATCTAGAAGTGGACCAATCATCCCGACATTTTgacctctgtctttttctccacAGGTCCTACAGACTGTGTCTTCCTCCTGATTCCACCCACAGAGTTGCGGTTGTCCCTCAGCTCCCCAGGGACagctctcattctctgtctccatACATCCCCAGCGAATGGCTGAGGAAACGTGAGGAGCCAAGCTTAGATGCAGGCTCCGGACTGAGCACGCCACAGCCAGGTAGAAGAGGTTGTGTGTCCCCTTGGCCTGCTGCTGATGCCTGCAGCAGAACGAGGCTGCTGCAGCCACACTGTGCACAGAAGGCAGTCTTGGCCACCAGCCACAGCTGGCTTCAGAGATCCCTACACTGACTGTTAGGTGTTTCTAACCACTGGTCTTGTcaccccatccccttccctcctGATTCAAGGCAATGTTGCCTCAAAACAAGGACCAGGTGCTGCTACAGAACGCAGCACCCCCAGAGTGTCCCCCTCAGGTCTTCTCACAGTTCGTGGACTCCCCTCCACCCAACTTAgcatctctttctccccatcagaccctcccttcttcccacttGCCATTGCCCACCACCACGCAGGcatattttttctctcctctgacACAGACCCTCACTCCTGGGCCTCACATCTACTCTTCGGACTCAAATTCTGACTTTGCTCCTCTTCTCTACTCCTCTCGCCCAagatcctctccctccccccattccACGTCTCCCTCCAAGTATCAGGTctgcccctctccccctcttacccgctcctcctctctttcccagcTACAAagttcctctcctcactcctaccagtcctcttcctgcctccaggactTTCAAAGCTCCACGATCACTTCCCCCAGCCCCACTTCACCTTCTCCAGAGATTCCGAGTACCGAGCAAGCATGGCAGGGACCTCCATCCAGAAGCATCAGGTCCTCTGGGGTAGCAGGGGGATGTGTGCCAAGCAAGGTGGCCCCTGCAGAATTCAAGGACATAGAGGCCCTCACCCAAGCCCTGGTGGACCATGTGGGGCACCACAGAATTCAAGGAGACCTGAAGCTAGAACTTCTGCAGCGCATGTGGCTAGGCACAACCGGCCCAGCCCCAGTCCTGGAGTACCCCATATGTCTAGTGTGCCTCCAGCTCCGCACCCCATCTTGCCCCACCTCCAAGTACAAGACTATACCCCGGCTGCTTGCCTTCCCTAAACTCTGTGTCCAGGGCCTGGAATCTGGGTGCCTCCAAATGGGCATTGGCTTCAGCCTCCACCTGTCTCGGCGCCAGGCAAAGGATTTACATCTGTTGCTCAAAAAATGTCCGACGGGAGTAGAGTCCCAGGAAGAGGCCTCCCATAGTCAAAAGCCTGCAAGTCAGGCATCAGTTATTTCTGGCACATCCTTCCAGGCCGGGAGCCTCCAGTCTGTAGACCTTCAATCACCAAAACCCAGCCAGTGTTCCAGGTCTCTACTTCAGGAGACAAGACAGGCCACTGCATCCCCAAAGCCCAGGTCTTCTGTCTCAAAGAGGTCTGTGCCCCTAAAGTCTATTCTCCGAAAGTCGTCATCTTAATTCCAGAGCAGCGGAGACCCTCTGGAGTACCCCCTCCAAACCCCATCCTCCCAAACAGGCCTCCTCAGACCTTGGGGAGGCACAGAGACACCTTGAAGGGCTGCCTGGCCAGAAGCCAGGTGTGTTCTCCTGCTCTGAACCCTGGGAACTCCCCTAGTTGACGAGACCAGAGGCACCCAAGGCCTCATTTAGCCTTCAGTGTATCCAATAAAGCCTAACTCTGAGAATCTTGTGTTTGCGTCCACTATGCCCACAGGGCAGAATCAATGGCTATGGGATAAGGCCAGTCCCACACAAGGCCGGGGGATGGAAGGATGAAGGACACCAAATGCTACGTACTTGAGTCCACTCTAGTACCTGATGCTTAGAGACCTCTACAAGGGCCTTCTCGTGTTTAATTCAAGTCCGTGGACACACAATTGGAATCAAAGATTAGGCCAATAGGTCTATTTCTCCAGGGACAGCCTGGGTTGACTAGGACACAGTGGCTCATTGTCCTCACAGGGAAGGACATTGCTAGCGACTCATTCTAGGAGAGCACAAGTATCATGTATAGCACACGAACAGACCAGAAACTAGAAGGCTCCTtcagaagggctagagagatgctgtctcagcaCCCACTGGGCAACTCACaattgtaactctagttccaggggatccaatgccctcttctgtcttcagtggggacacacacacacacacacacac contains:
- the LOC117716751 gene encoding proline-rich protein 30-like; the encoded protein is MLPQNKDQVLLQNAAPPECPPQVFSQFVDSPPPNLASLSPHQTLPSSHLPLPTTTQAYFFSPLTQTLTPGPHIYSSDSNSDFAPLLYSSRPRSSPSPHSTSPSKYQVCPSPPLTRSSSLSQLQSSSPHSYQSSSCLQDFQSSTITSPSPTSPSPEIPSTEQAWQGPPSRSIRSSGVAGGCVPSKVAPAEFKDIEALTQALVDHVGHHRIQGDLKLELLQRMWLGTTGPAPVLEYPICLVCLQLRTPSCPTSKYKTIPRLLAFPKLCVQGLESGCLQMGIGFSLHLSRRQAKDLHLLLKKCPTGVESQEEASHSQKPASQASVISGTSFQAGSLQSVDLQSPKPSQCSRSLLQETRQATASPKPRSSVSKRSVPLKSILRKSSS